In Humulus lupulus chromosome 7, drHumLupu1.1, whole genome shotgun sequence, the following are encoded in one genomic region:
- the LOC133789395 gene encoding uncharacterized protein LOC133789395 — translation MHWVAVEADLNGWMLNIFDSSIGSISENDLISLMVDWCTIFPSVLRQSGLFENHDVILAPQLTASESQVRPFDWKLIPREFVPQTKSSGDCGCYVIEHIEHKLLQLPF, via the exons atgcattgggtagctgtagaggcagacctgaatgggtggatgctcaacatctttgactccagtattggatcaatttccgaaaacgatttgatcagcttgatggttgactggtgtaccattttcccgtcggtcttgcgacagtccggtttatttgagaaccatgacgttatactcgcgcctcagttgacagcatcagagagtcaggtcagacccttcgattggaaactcattccacgtgaattcgtaccgcaaacaaaatccag tggcgattgcggatgttacgtaattgagcatattgaacataagcttctacaactaccattttga
- the LOC133791300 gene encoding uncharacterized protein LOC133791300, with the protein MGFRRIGNRLELNESKKEVSGEDLSIYSSNFIIFFLIEPYAIKGNKMKKSERYDKEKEEYGSFEIEYGIPTPPQHSQQSKPKPQAGVIFVLERASLEVGKVGKTYQLLNFNNHSNFLRNNGKNESDYRPDIVHQALLAILDSPLNKAGRLKGLYVKTEKGILIEVKPRTHFPRTSKRFYGLMSQLLQRLSIKNEKTHAKLLRVIKNPVTQYLPINSQANPIMPAEIPLIAYLKITVRLRSPHLKSFVRLRPSFTDVAEIGNPENCHNRQTEEEIAHRDGRGERTEQRE; encoded by the exons atggggttTAGACGTATTGGAAACAGGTTGGAATTGAatgagtcgaagaaggaggtttcaggggaggatCTGTCT ATTTATTCCTctaattttataattttctttttaatagaACCTTATGCTATTAAGGGTAATAAAATGAAGAAATCTGAGAGATATgacaaagaaaaagaagaatatggTTCATTTGAGATTGAATATGGAATTCCAACTCCACCTCAACACTCTCAACAATCAAAGCCCAAACCACAAGCTGGTGTTATATTTGTCCTTGAGAGAGCTTCTTTGGAAGTTGGCAAAGTTGGAAAG ACTTATCAGCTTTTAAACTTTAACAATCACTCAAACTTTTTAAGGAACAATGGCAAAAACGAAAGTGATTACCGACCCGATATTGTCCATCag GCCCTTTTGGCCATCTTAGATAGTCCACTTAACAAAGCTGGAAGGTTAAAAGGATTGTACGTAAAAACTGAGAAAGGGATTTTAATTGAAGTGAAACCTCGAACTCATTTTCCAAGAACATCCAAACGTTTTTATGGTCTCATGT CGCAATTGTTACAAAGGCTAAGTATAAAGAATGAAAAAACTCATGCAAAACTTTTGCGTGTAATCAAAAATCCTGTAACTCAGTATTTACCTATCAATTCTCAAGCTAATCCTAT TATGCCAGCAGAAATACCACTGATCGCCTACCTTAAGATCACCGTTCGACTCCGATCACCGCACTTGAAGAGCTTTGTTCGCCTTCGTCCTTCGTTCACTGATGTTGCTGAGATCGGCAACCCAGAAAATTGCCACAACCGCCAAACAGAGGAAGAAATCGCACACAGAGACGGGAGAGGAGAGAGGACAGAGCAGAGAGAATGA